A window from Candidatus Afararchaeum irisae encodes these proteins:
- a CDS encoding sulfatase — translation MTNVVLLTVDSLRADHVGCYGYERDTTPFIDTLAYEGASFDAYANSTWTRASFPSILTSTYPLEYGGFEYLSDSRVTVGEAVSDQASTAAFHSNLWLSRDYNYDRGFDTFYDSKSDPTLLAKLRAYVKTNLDHDSRLYRILQWLYDTTEEKSGVDVGQTYKDAETMTDLTVDWISEQEDDFFVWTHYMDVHHPYVPHDTLGELGIDLNISEREAVKLRRKMLEEPDEISDDDLKTLIDLYDCEIRYVDNQIRRLYEHLEESGIADDTAVIFTSDHGEEFRDHGGFSHNDSMYDEVLHVPFVIHGTDARDISEDIPVELLDVPPTVCDIVGVENPPNYRGVSALENEGKRRHIISETNNPEGYKISVRTDEYKYIWDIGNEERELYNLAENPGETENMINSTEYEEVAQELHDELVEHLDKVKSTNEKLPDITMDNEVEERLEELGYLS, via the coding sequence ATGACGAACGTCGTCTTACTAACCGTAGACTCGCTCCGTGCAGACCACGTAGGGTGTTACGGATACGAACGGGATACGACTCCGTTTATTGACACTCTCGCGTACGAAGGGGCTTCGTTTGACGCCTACGCCAACTCCACGTGGACACGGGCGTCCTTCCCGTCGATACTTACGTCGACTTACCCTCTCGAATACGGAGGCTTCGAGTACCTGTCAGATAGCCGCGTCACGGTCGGTGAGGCGGTCTCCGACCAAGCCTCGACGGCGGCGTTTCACTCCAACCTGTGGCTCTCGCGCGACTACAACTATGACCGTGGATTCGACACCTTCTACGACTCCAAGTCCGACCCTACTTTACTCGCAAAGCTACGCGCCTACGTTAAGACAAACCTTGACCACGACAGCCGTCTGTACCGCATTCTGCAGTGGCTCTACGACACCACGGAGGAGAAGTCCGGCGTTGACGTAGGACAGACGTACAAGGACGCCGAGACGATGACCGATCTCACGGTAGACTGGATATCGGAACAGGAAGATGACTTTTTCGTCTGGACCCATTACATGGATGTCCACCACCCGTACGTTCCACACGACACGCTCGGCGAACTCGGTATCGATCTGAACATCTCCGAACGCGAGGCTGTCAAACTCCGGCGTAAGATGCTTGAGGAGCCGGACGAGATATCCGACGACGACCTAAAAACGTTGATAGACCTGTACGACTGCGAGATACGGTACGTCGATAACCAGATACGGAGGCTGTATGAACATCTCGAAGAGTCAGGTATTGCCGATGACACCGCGGTTATCTTCACGTCGGACCACGGCGAGGAGTTCCGCGACCACGGTGGATTCAGCCACAACGACTCGATGTACGACGAGGTTCTGCACGTTCCGTTCGTCATCCACGGCACAGACGCTCGTGATATATCCGAGGATATCCCGGTAGAGCTACTTGACGTTCCCCCTACTGTCTGCGATATCGTCGGTGTGGAGAATCCTCCGAACTACAGAGGTGTCTCCGCCCTCGAAAACGAAGGCAAACGCCGTCACATCATAAGTGAGACCAACAACCCGGAAGGATACAAGATATCGGTAAGGACAGATGAGTATAAATACATCTGGGACATTGGAAACGAGGAACGTGAGCTCTATAACCTCGCGGAGAATCCGGGAGAGACGGAGAATATGATTAATTCAACCGAATATGAGGAGGTAGCGCAGGAGTTACATGACGAATTGGTCGAGCACCTCGACAAAGTGAAGTCAACCAATGAAAAACTCCCTGACATAACTATGGACAACGAGGTGGAAGAACGTCTCGAAGAACTAGGTTATCTCAGCTAA
- a CDS encoding flippase, translated as MTDGDAGRQSIILFGIHLTARAVGFLGLVYFARVLPPEELGAYFLFFTVVQLSSLMSNLGVTSAAVKRISEGEDTDGVFSASVTIATAASVAVAVLVFVFRGYLADYIGLDVPVFIVVAVGLWLVADVLVRSLQGEDRVLTSGAVQLLQDVLRVGVGAVLITLGYGAVGLIWGVIAGFAATVVVAYPLLNVSLRIPLREHFSRIFSISRYTMFYGPTNLVYFWFDTLMIGLFLTRPDVSAYEVAWQTTRVMIIATYAINQTVFPKISKHATKGDTDEVSRLLSGAVLFTLFFPLPGLVGIAVLGEEILSVVYRPEYAVAAVPMTLLAGYMVVESIQRVVNSTLVGLERPELPFRSRMVGVTLALVLNAALIPTVGLVGAAVATVVAKFVDTAIQWYYVADVVELRIPKRSIAWETVSALIMGGVVYAVARVLSPRRVPSLVAVVALGAVVYGVLVLLDEDIRDVFSEYVPLPSVNQ; from the coding sequence TTGACTGACGGAGACGCGGGTAGACAGAGCATAATCCTGTTCGGGATACATCTTACAGCGCGCGCAGTCGGCTTCCTTGGTCTCGTCTACTTTGCACGCGTCCTACCTCCCGAAGAACTCGGTGCATACTTCCTTTTCTTCACAGTCGTACAGCTATCTTCCCTGATGTCGAACCTCGGTGTAACGTCCGCCGCGGTCAAACGGATAAGCGAGGGAGAAGACACCGACGGCGTCTTTTCTGCGTCGGTGACTATAGCCACCGCGGCGTCCGTCGCCGTCGCTGTACTCGTCTTTGTCTTCCGCGGCTACCTCGCTGACTACATAGGACTCGACGTTCCGGTGTTCATCGTCGTCGCCGTCGGACTGTGGCTGGTCGCCGACGTTCTCGTAAGGTCGTTACAGGGAGAGGACCGCGTTCTCACTTCGGGCGCTGTCCAGCTCCTACAAGATGTCTTGCGCGTCGGTGTCGGGGCTGTTCTCATAACGTTGGGATACGGCGCGGTTGGGTTAATCTGGGGCGTGATAGCCGGGTTTGCGGCGACCGTGGTGGTCGCGTACCCCCTTCTCAACGTCTCCCTCCGTATTCCGTTACGCGAACACTTCTCACGTATCTTCTCCATCTCACGGTACACGATGTTCTACGGACCCACCAACCTCGTCTACTTTTGGTTTGATACGCTCATGATAGGACTGTTCCTCACCCGTCCCGATGTCAGCGCATACGAGGTCGCTTGGCAGACGACGCGCGTCATGATAATCGCAACCTACGCCATAAACCAGACGGTCTTTCCCAAGATATCCAAGCACGCCACCAAAGGTGACACCGATGAGGTGTCACGCCTCCTGTCAGGTGCGGTCCTGTTCACGCTGTTCTTCCCGCTTCCGGGTCTCGTCGGTATCGCGGTCCTTGGTGAAGAGATTCTGTCGGTCGTATATCGACCCGAGTACGCCGTCGCCGCCGTACCGATGACGTTACTCGCCGGCTACATGGTGGTCGAATCAATCCAGCGCGTCGTCAACTCGACACTCGTCGGTCTGGAACGTCCCGAACTCCCTTTCAGGTCACGTATGGTCGGTGTGACACTCGCGCTCGTCCTGAACGCCGCGCTCATACCGACGGTCGGTCTCGTCGGCGCGGCGGTTGCAACGGTCGTCGCCAAGTTCGTCGACACGGCGATACAGTGGTACTACGTAGCTGATGTCGTCGAACTCAGGATACCTAAGAGGAGTATAGCATGGGAGACGGTCTCCGCGCTCATCATGGGGGGCGTCGTGTACGCCGTCGCTCGCGTTCTGTCTCCGAGACGCGTTCCTTCCTTGGTCGCCGTGGTCGCTCTTGGAGCCGTCGTCTACGGTGTTCTCGTCCTTCTTGATGAAGATATACGCGACGTTTTTTCCGAGTACGTACCCCTGCCTTCGGTCAACCAGTAG
- a CDS encoding sulfotransferase domain-containing protein, which translates to MNSVLEKFKIFAYCYSPNRIMSRLGAPRVFANSVPKSGTNLLAKCLFLFPYLRPSGPLHRLRIAGRHVHMNYNRNGDSDDFRQKLDKTKAGQYMTGHVFYTEENSNILEQESIRSLLIIRDPRDVAVSHYHWVTEKNTSHRLHDYYVNLPDDDARLMASIKGVSGKHADDGNRFEGVLEWMDSFYKWNAENYNLTVKFENLIGPNGGGDKQSQKETIQRISGHIGKPISEKHVDYIANNLFDTESSTFRKGLIGDWENEFNERHKEAFKQKSGNMLTELGYVQDSSW; encoded by the coding sequence ATGAACTCGGTATTAGAGAAGTTCAAAATATTTGCCTATTGTTACTCGCCAAACAGAATCATGTCTCGTTTGGGGGCTCCTCGTGTATTCGCAAATAGTGTGCCAAAATCCGGTACAAATCTCCTTGCAAAATGTCTCTTTCTTTTCCCTTACTTACGTCCTTCGGGCCCTCTTCACCGTCTTAGGATTGCTGGCAGACATGTTCACATGAATTATAATAGGAATGGGGATTCCGATGACTTTCGACAGAAACTGGATAAAACCAAAGCGGGCCAATACATGACAGGGCATGTATTCTATACCGAGGAGAATTCGAATATACTTGAACAGGAATCTATCCGATCTCTTCTTATAATTCGAGACCCTAGGGACGTCGCTGTCTCCCACTATCACTGGGTGACGGAAAAAAATACGTCACATAGGCTCCATGACTACTACGTTAATCTACCTGACGATGACGCACGTCTTATGGCATCTATAAAAGGTGTCTCTGGAAAACACGCTGATGATGGTAACCGATTTGAAGGGGTGCTTGAGTGGATGGACTCTTTTTATAAATGGAATGCGGAAAATTACAATCTGACCGTGAAATTTGAGAACCTAATAGGTCCTAATGGGGGGGGTGATAAACAATCACAAAAAGAGACGATACAGAGGATATCTGGGCACATAGGGAAACCAATCTCAGAGAAACACGTTGATTATATAGCTAATAATCTGTTTGACACCGAAAGTAGCACCTTTCGAAAGGGGCTAATCGGAGACTGGGAAAATGAATTTAACGAGAGACACAAGGAAGCGTTCAAACAGAAGTCTGGTAATATGCTGACTGAACTGGGATATGTTCAAGATTCTTCTTGGTAA
- a CDS encoding glycosyltransferase yields the protein MGDDHLENKYPEVPSERFYELPFLGFESEKFESAPAERYDATTVTYAGSFYEGWIEPYELLEGFSEYVERNEPEPDELNLQFYGDWNEGYQEKVEELELTGFVETHDFVPHNEIIPVLKGSDIVVYIGGDDPENRLSVPSKIWDYMGARTPILAVVDPSFRVARLIEENNLGIAVHPEDTEGIADGIERVLSRELEYPSEESVFEEFSRANKMDDLVNILNTLG from the coding sequence ATGGGAGATGACCATCTTGAAAACAAGTATCCGGAAGTTCCGTCTGAGAGGTTCTACGAGTTGCCTTTCCTCGGCTTCGAGTCGGAGAAGTTCGAGTCCGCGCCCGCCGAGAGATACGACGCTACCACGGTCACGTACGCCGGTTCGTTCTACGAGGGATGGATAGAGCCGTACGAGCTCCTCGAAGGATTTTCGGAGTACGTGGAGAGGAACGAACCGGAACCCGACGAACTAAACTTACAGTTCTACGGTGACTGGAACGAGGGGTATCAGGAGAAGGTCGAGGAGCTTGAACTCACCGGATTCGTCGAAACACACGACTTCGTGCCTCACAACGAAATCATACCCGTTCTCAAAGGCTCCGACATCGTCGTCTACATCGGCGGCGACGACCCGGAGAACCGACTCAGCGTTCCGTCGAAGATATGGGACTACATGGGTGCAAGAACACCGATACTCGCCGTCGTCGACCCTTCGTTCCGTGTAGCCCGACTCATCGAGGAGAACAACTTAGGAATAGCGGTACATCCCGAAGACACCGAAGGGATAGCCGACGGTATCGAAAGAGTTCTTTCGAGAGAACTCGAATATCCTTCAGAGGAGTCGGTTTTTGAAGAGTTTAGTAGAGCAAATAAGATGGATGATCTAGTCAACATTCTGAATACACTTGGCTAG
- a CDS encoding PHP domain-containing protein → MGMKNGYADLHIHTTNSDGTSTVEERVEQAKDRGLKAISITDHDRIPPSLESPRKSYKGIEVVTGVEIRADIFDTKIEILGYYIDPTNDRLNSVLEKVRGYREKRNRKIVDRLTEVTGLDVTYESLNDSVEGSLGRPHLADLLIDEGYVDTVSEAFDEYLAEGGDVYVPMERAPYDEVIKAVHEAGGVTSLAHPGRIRSGSVPEMTEELVESGLDAIEVWYPYGEVRSDDYADIGVEEAEALAEGHSLLKTGGSDCHGPESGKFRIGKVAVTEEQLLKLRTESSVE, encoded by the coding sequence ATGGGAATGAAGAACGGATATGCTGACTTACATATACATACCACGAACTCAGATGGAACATCCACTGTTGAGGAGCGTGTAGAACAAGCAAAGGACAGAGGTCTGAAAGCTATATCTATCACCGATCACGACCGTATCCCTCCATCTCTCGAATCACCCAGAAAATCGTACAAGGGTATTGAGGTTGTCACCGGCGTTGAGATACGTGCCGATATCTTCGATACCAAAATAGAGATACTCGGCTATTACATCGACCCTACAAATGACAGACTCAACTCGGTGCTTGAGAAGGTACGCGGGTACAGGGAAAAGCGTAACCGAAAGATTGTTGACAGACTGACCGAAGTTACGGGTCTTGATGTCACGTACGAGTCGCTCAACGACTCCGTCGAAGGAAGTCTCGGACGTCCCCATCTCGCGGATCTTCTCATAGACGAGGGCTACGTCGACACCGTCTCGGAGGCTTTCGACGAGTACCTCGCTGAGGGTGGTGACGTGTACGTACCTATGGAGCGCGCCCCGTACGACGAAGTAATCAAGGCGGTACACGAAGCCGGCGGCGTCACCTCCCTCGCGCATCCGGGGCGTATCCGCTCCGGAAGCGTCCCGGAGATGACCGAAGAACTCGTTGAGAGTGGACTGGATGCCATTGAAGTCTGGTACCCGTATGGCGAGGTAAGATCGGACGACTACGCCGATATAGGTGTAGAGGAAGCCGAGGCACTCGCGGAGGGACACAGTCTGCTGAAGACGGGGGGTTCGGACTGTCATGGTCCAGAGTCGGGTAAGTTTCGGATTGGTAAGGTGGCAGTTACGGAAGAACAACTGTTGAAGTTGAGAACTGAGTCTTCAGTGGAATAA
- the sat gene encoding sulfate adenylyltransferase produces MIDPHGGYLVDRVIEDKHAESAKEELSDLPSIRLDYGSYQDAINISSGRYSPLTGFLSQNDLLKVAHDMTLEDGTVWPLPIILDVGSELAAELEPGRKAGLESPDGELIGFLNIDEVYRQNKEEIAESIFGTDDESHPGVRSYLEMEDFLVGGSIKLFDEHRYNDRDLLPRESRVLFDSKDWDTVVGFQTRNAPHRAHEYIQKSALEHVDGILIQPKLGDKKEGDYQDDVIIGGYDRLIESYYPDNRAVLSVFPSVMRYAGPREAVFDSIIRKNQGCTHFVIGRDHAGVGDFYGGFDAHRIFDEISDIGVEPLFFNYSFFCEKCDGMTSEKVCPHSDEKRIYPSGSKIRDMIRSGEEPSEKIMRPEVANFIIDAEEPFVGGKV; encoded by the coding sequence ATGATAGATCCCCATGGCGGCTATCTCGTAGATAGAGTTATAGAAGATAAACACGCGGAGTCTGCAAAAGAGGAACTCTCCGATCTACCAAGCATACGTCTTGATTACGGTAGCTATCAAGATGCTATAAATATATCTAGCGGGCGTTACAGTCCCCTTACAGGGTTTCTGTCACAAAACGACCTATTAAAAGTCGCACATGACATGACGTTAGAGGACGGAACTGTTTGGCCTCTCCCCATAATTCTTGATGTCGGCAGCGAACTAGCTGCTGAACTCGAACCTGGCAGAAAGGCAGGCCTGGAGTCGCCCGACGGCGAACTAATAGGTTTCCTTAACATTGATGAGGTATATAGACAGAACAAAGAGGAGATTGCTGAAAGTATATTCGGGACAGACGACGAATCACACCCCGGCGTGAGAAGTTATCTGGAGATGGAGGACTTCCTTGTAGGTGGTTCAATAAAGCTCTTCGACGAACACAGGTACAACGACCGTGACCTACTTCCACGCGAGTCACGCGTTCTTTTCGACTCGAAGGACTGGGACACCGTCGTCGGATTCCAGACGAGGAACGCGCCGCACCGTGCCCACGAATACATACAGAAGTCAGCACTCGAACACGTAGATGGCATCCTGATACAGCCCAAGCTCGGCGACAAGAAAGAAGGAGACTACCAGGACGACGTGATAATTGGGGGATACGACAGACTCATTGAGAGCTACTATCCCGACAATAGAGCAGTTCTCTCGGTCTTCCCAAGCGTGATGCGATACGCAGGTCCGCGTGAAGCCGTCTTCGACTCGATAATCAGGAAGAACCAAGGCTGTACGCACTTCGTAATTGGAAGGGATCACGCAGGTGTAGGTGACTTCTACGGCGGCTTTGACGCCCACCGAATCTTCGATGAAATAAGTGATATTGGTGTAGAACCTCTCTTCTTCAACTACTCGTTCTTCTGTGAGAAGTGCGACGGCATGACGTCTGAAAAGGTCTGTCCCCACAGTGATGAGAAGCGTATATATCCGAGTGGTAGCAAGATACGCGATATGATAAGATCTGGAGAGGAACCGTCGGAGAAAATAATGCGTCCCGAGGTGGCTAACTTTATTATCGACGCGGAGGAACCGTTTGTAGGAGGAAAAGTATGA
- the cysC gene encoding adenylyl-sulfate kinase, whose product MSFTLWFMGLPASGKSTLAKRVEEHLREAGLDVENLDGDEIRKNMHPDLGFTREDRATNNRRTAFICKLLNRNGIACVTGMITPFRESQQEIRDIIEPTGKVVLIYVKASVETCAERDPKGLYEKAQEGKIENFTGVNHPFQEPHNPDIVVDTEEMSVDASVEHVKRRLSEIGVLSEVSEEDYGMDLSQQEAEDIQERLKNLGYL is encoded by the coding sequence ATGAGCTTTACACTGTGGTTCATGGGGCTACCTGCGTCCGGGAAGTCTACGTTAGCCAAACGGGTGGAAGAACATCTACGGGAGGCGGGTTTGGATGTTGAGAACCTTGACGGCGACGAGATACGCAAGAACATGCATCCGGACCTCGGATTCACGCGTGAAGATCGAGCAACAAATAATCGACGGACTGCGTTCATCTGTAAACTACTGAACAGGAACGGGATAGCGTGCGTAACAGGTATGATAACCCCGTTCCGCGAATCACAGCAGGAGATACGAGACATAATAGAGCCGACGGGGAAGGTAGTTCTGATATACGTTAAAGCCTCTGTTGAGACGTGCGCCGAAAGGGACCCCAAGGGACTATACGAGAAGGCTCAGGAGGGAAAGATAGAGAACTTCACCGGCGTAAATCATCCTTTCCAAGAGCCGCACAACCCCGACATAGTCGTGGATACAGAGGAAATGTCCGTGGACGCGAGTGTCGAACACGTAAAACGTAGGCTATCGGAGATAGGGGTGCTTTCGGAGGTCAGCGAGGAAGACTACGGCATGGATCTGTCTCAACAGGAGGCAGAAGATATACAGGAACGCCTGAAAAATTTGGGGTACCTTTAG
- a CDS encoding sulfotransferase, with protein MSESVLNTETNRTDEDKQPIMLISTERSGSNLVRSILNTHPEISAPHPLETAYPWQRIVSPGDMSDKRARKLLRDVLINKNYSFHPLDSPISVDDVYEEYEISEQSQGHALFDVQKSLYNVYAEQEECSAWASKYPALWEFLDDIFDYYEKPKFVYLVRDVRDVVLSFKTSNVGRYHPYFNAKRWYDEQTKGAELLNRHDESVHLLRYKDLLQDPESVVKNICDFLEMEYDERMLYYYETEEAEAASESADVFENLTSPIMSDNYDKFHEQLPEEEIKITEKIAGDILERFGYERTYNEDELAEFEIDKEKYRKKDKKITRRWTLKHWRESPREQIRRQMARSFSRYMILRYGVFG; from the coding sequence ATGTCAGAGAGTGTTCTAAATACTGAGACTAATAGAACAGATGAAGACAAACAACCGATAATGTTAATCTCAACAGAGAGGTCTGGGTCAAACCTAGTACGTAGCATACTGAATACGCATCCTGAAATATCTGCACCTCATCCTCTCGAAACGGCATATCCGTGGCAAAGGATAGTTTCACCGGGAGATATGAGCGACAAACGCGCACGTAAACTCCTACGCGATGTGCTTATTAACAAAAACTATTCTTTCCACCCACTTGATTCCCCCATTAGTGTTGATGACGTATATGAGGAGTATGAGATATCGGAGCAGAGTCAGGGTCACGCCTTGTTTGACGTACAGAAGTCCCTGTACAACGTCTACGCCGAGCAGGAAGAATGTTCGGCATGGGCTTCTAAGTACCCAGCTCTCTGGGAGTTTCTTGATGATATCTTTGACTACTATGAGAAACCCAAGTTTGTTTATCTCGTCAGGGACGTCCGCGATGTTGTTCTGTCATTCAAGACGTCAAACGTCGGAAGATACCATCCGTACTTCAATGCTAAAAGATGGTACGACGAGCAGACTAAAGGTGCCGAACTGCTCAACCGACATGATGAATCCGTCCATCTCCTGAGATACAAGGATCTGCTACAGGATCCAGAGTCGGTCGTCAAAAACATCTGTGACTTCTTGGAGATGGAGTACGACGAGCGTATGCTCTACTACTATGAGACAGAAGAGGCGGAGGCGGCTTCCGAAAGCGCCGACGTCTTTGAGAACCTTACCTCCCCAATAATGAGCGACAACTACGACAAGTTCCACGAGCAACTTCCAGAGGAAGAAATTAAGATAACGGAAAAGATAGCGGGAGATATCTTAGAACGGTTCGGCTATGAAAGAACATATAACGAAGACGAACTGGCTGAGTTTGAGATTGACAAAGAAAAATACCGAAAGAAAGACAAAAAGATAACACGTAGGTGGACTCTCAAACACTGGCGCGAAAGCCCTCGTGAGCAGATTAGGCGTCAAATGGCGCGCTCATTCTCCAGGTATATGATACTCAGGTACGGTGTCTTCGGATAG
- a CDS encoding sulfatase-like hydrolase/transferase, whose amino-acid sequence MNVVFVSVDCIRPDFFDHRFYERLKASGSYYDTCITQAAFTSPSHTSMLSGLNPFNHGVRWLIDYETDATLLPEVLSEEGYNTVGFTGGYPLPTGNIPDSFDEFHHITPMEDRMEGRGDEFGPANLLVNRAVNWLDDHEGEDNFVFIHSFDLHLTLRSEFGKRDEPEFDENNVYENVEQYIGRYQRRYREESEFVARQLENLHELVDIDATVVTGDHGSKMPGEHGYPWVYDSEGNRVGSQFRAVELYDNLIRVPLVFSGDPFPDKTVHEQVRSIDIVPTLLDALEIDAPEMDGETLLDGEHPEFAYSETYHGQLTKENKLTHKMNERYDFGWNELDSLVCLRSNEWKLICTANGELEPVELYYIAQDPGEERNLLDNEGEVAEEYFDDLQDILEGDEQMYVTAAEVNQTTKNRLEDLGYL is encoded by the coding sequence ATGAATGTAGTTTTCGTGTCAGTGGACTGTATCAGACCAGACTTTTTCGACCACCGGTTCTACGAGAGACTGAAGGCATCGGGTAGCTACTACGACACCTGTATTACACAGGCTGCGTTCACGAGTCCGTCTCATACTTCAATGCTGTCCGGACTCAACCCGTTCAACCACGGGGTGCGGTGGCTCATCGACTACGAGACGGACGCGACGCTTCTGCCCGAGGTACTCTCCGAGGAAGGATACAACACAGTGGGATTCACAGGTGGATATCCTCTTCCGACCGGAAACATACCCGATTCGTTCGACGAGTTTCATCACATAACACCGATGGAAGACCGTATGGAGGGGCGTGGCGACGAGTTCGGACCCGCAAACCTCCTCGTGAACCGCGCTGTGAACTGGCTTGATGACCATGAGGGTGAGGACAACTTCGTCTTCATACATTCGTTCGACCTACACCTGACGCTACGCTCTGAGTTCGGCAAACGTGACGAACCGGAGTTCGACGAAAACAACGTCTACGAGAACGTAGAGCAGTATATCGGGCGTTACCAGCGCAGGTACCGCGAGGAGTCGGAGTTTGTCGCGCGTCAACTCGAAAACCTACACGAACTCGTCGATATAGACGCGACGGTTGTAACCGGTGACCACGGCTCCAAGATGCCCGGCGAACACGGTTACCCATGGGTCTACGACAGTGAGGGCAACCGCGTCGGATCGCAGTTCCGCGCTGTCGAACTCTACGATAACCTGATACGCGTACCTCTCGTCTTCAGCGGCGACCCTTTCCCCGACAAGACGGTTCACGAACAGGTGCGTAGCATCGATATCGTGCCTACGCTCCTCGATGCGCTTGAAATAGATGCTCCCGAGATGGATGGGGAGACGTTGCTCGACGGCGAACACCCGGAGTTCGCCTACTCCGAGACGTATCATGGACAGCTAACGAAGGAGAACAAGCTCACGCATAAAATGAACGAGAGGTACGACTTTGGGTGGAACGAACTCGACTCTCTCGTCTGCCTACGCTCCAACGAGTGGAAGCTCATCTGCACGGCGAACGGCGAACTTGAACCCGTCGAACTCTACTATATCGCACAGGATCCCGGCGAGGAGCGTAACCTACTCGACAACGAGGGCGAGGTCGCCGAGGAGTACTTCGACGACCTACAGGATATTCTTGAGGGGGACGAACAGATGTACGTGACCGCCGCCGAGGTCAATCAGACGACGAAGAACCGTCTTGAGGATCTTGGATATCTGTAA
- a CDS encoding DegT/DnrJ/EryC1/StrS family aminotransferase, whose translation MVSLGSPRTGEDEIEAVNDLLSRGELSVGNVVEEFEERFCEFAGRENAAAVCSGSVALELALEVSDLEDGDEVIVSPFNCAAVLYSLIRQNLCPVFCDIRKDSYNIDPDFVKNELGRQEAEGILLTPLYGQSCEMDRLIEIAKDNDLMVINDFGQSPGAKYDENSIATYGDIGVCSFGATKNITTAEGGMVVSDNPDYTERVKTLRSNTNGDFETPLRSVRMNDIEAAIGIQQLKKYDSILTDRQRVAEYYLKELTSNVVLPKTRPNRTNVYHGFPIRTEDNIGLREYLSERDVESSIVYEKPLYDYSLAPSTDASRFPNTERVTDKVLLLPIHPNLTEDDMNKVVTEVNSYFD comes from the coding sequence ATGGTTTCGTTAGGCTCACCAAGAACGGGAGAAGATGAGATAGAAGCAGTTAACGACCTTCTATCAAGGGGAGAGCTTTCAGTAGGCAACGTGGTTGAAGAGTTTGAGGAGAGATTCTGTGAGTTCGCCGGTAGGGAAAATGCAGCGGCTGTCTGTTCAGGTAGTGTCGCCTTGGAACTCGCTCTGGAGGTTAGCGACTTAGAAGATGGCGATGAAGTCATAGTCTCGCCCTTCAATTGTGCCGCAGTTCTTTACTCCCTCATACGACAGAATCTTTGTCCCGTGTTCTGTGACATACGTAAAGACAGCTACAACATAGACCCTGACTTCGTCAAGAATGAACTGGGAAGGCAGGAAGCTGAAGGTATCCTGTTAACTCCTCTTTACGGACAGTCCTGTGAAATGGACAGGCTTATCGAGATAGCCAAAGACAACGACCTCATGGTGATAAACGACTTCGGTCAGTCACCAGGTGCTAAGTATGATGAGAACAGCATAGCTACATATGGCGACATCGGTGTATGTAGCTTCGGTGCTACAAAGAACATAACAACTGCTGAGGGAGGAATGGTGGTCTCCGACAACCCGGATTACACCGAACGTGTCAAGACGTTGAGATCGAATACGAACGGCGACTTTGAAACTCCTCTACGTAGTGTCCGTATGAACGATATCGAGGCTGCGATAGGAATACAACAACTCAAGAAGTACGACAGCATACTTACTGACAGACAAAGGGTAGCCGAATACTACCTAAAAGAACTTACCTCCAACGTGGTTCTTCCCAAAACTCGCCCTAACAGAACCAACGTATACCACGGTTTTCCTATACGCACGGAAGACAACATAGGTCTGAGGGAGTACTTATCTGAGAGAGATGTTGAGTCCTCTATTGTGTACGAAAAACCCCTCTACGACTACAGTCTCGCTCCCTCAACAGATGCATCTCGTTTTCCGAACACGGAACGTGTCACCGACAAAGTCCTTCTCTTGCCGATACACCCCAATCTTACTGAGGACGACATGAACAAAGTAGTTACAGAGGTAAACTCCTACTTCGACTGA